A part of Silurus meridionalis isolate SWU-2019-XX chromosome 18, ASM1480568v1, whole genome shotgun sequence genomic DNA contains:
- the LOC124401756 gene encoding metalloproteinase inhibitor 3 gives MKTACQLLSLLFLFTSLRVEELDACSCALTHPQDAFCNSDIVIRAKVVAKKLLKDGPFGTMRYTVKQMKMYKGFNKIQHVQHVYTDASESLCGVRFDINKYQYLITGRVYDGKVYTGLCNFNERWEALSLAQKKGMNHRYQLGCNCRIKPCHYLPCFVTSKNECLWTDMLSHFGYPGYQSRHYACIQQKEGYCSWYRGMTSRDKTNMNTTDP, from the exons atgaagacCGCGTGTCAGCTGCTCAGCCTCCTGTTCTTGTTCACCAGCTTGCGCGTGGAGGAGCTGGATGCGTGCTCGTGCGCTCTCACGCACCCGCAAGACGCGTTCTGCAACTCCGACATCG TGATTCGAGCCAAAGTGGTGGCGAAGAAGTTGCTGAAGGATGGACCGTTCGGCACCATGCGCTACACCGTCAAGCAGATGAAG ATGTACAAAGGATTCAACAAAATCCAGCACGTCCAGCACGTCTACACGGACGCTTCGGAGAGCCTGTGTGGAGTCAGGTTCGACATCAACAAGTACCAGTACCTCATCACAG GTCGCGTGTACGACGGAAAGGTTTACACGGGGCTCTGTAACTTCAATGAGAGGTGGGAAGCCCTGTCCCTGGCCCAGAAGAAAGGAATGAACCATCGCTACCAGCTGGGCTGCAACTGCAGG ATTAAGCCGTGCCACTATCTGCCCTGCTTCGTGACCTCAAAGAACGAGTGCCTGTGGACGGACATGCTTTCGCACTTCGGCTACCCCGGCTACCAGTCCCGGCACTACGCCTGCATCCAGCAGAAAGAGGGCTACTGCAGCTGGTACCGGGGCATGACCTCGCGCGACAAAACGAACATGAACACCACGGACCCTTGA